The Deltaproteobacteria bacterium DNA segment CTTAAACCGTGCGACAGCCACCTTCCTTTGCTCTACTGCCCTTTTTAAGGCGGCATCCTTTATCTCCACAGTTTTTTTTGATTTCAGGACACTGTAATATATCCTTGAAACATTAAGCACAACCTCCTCTTTTGCAGCATTAAGACCGCTCATGCCCGCTACGGTCTTTTTCTTTGCCTGCCTCCAGAGGCTCCATTCCTTGCCTCCTGAATAGAGAGGCTGACTGAGTTTAACACTAAACGATGAACTGTTATCCGGTTGAACATTAAAGCCTCCTGATGTTGCACTTTCGGAATATTTTGTATAATTGGCATCCGCGGTAATGGTCGGGAGTATCTGGGATATTGCCTTATCAATCCCTGCCTCTGCCTGATACAGGTCTTCTTCAGACAACTTAACAGATTCATAGCCGGCAATAGCAAGCCGGGAGGCCTCAGCAAGGGTGATAGTCTTTTCTTCGGCAAAAACCGTAGCGGAAAGAATAAAGATAGTGAACAATAAGAGATAAAATTTGAAATTTGAAATTTGAAATTTGAAATTTGTATTCATACCTGCCTCCTCTCTATACCTTCAAAAAATATCTCCACAAATGTATCTGCCACCTTTTTTATAGACATTTTGAAAAATTTTTTCATGCCATAAACCTCCTGTGTCATACTGTAGTGAAGAACCATGCCCAGAAACGCCCTGGCTGCCAGATGCGCATTCACCTTTCTGAAACTTCCATCTTTTATAAGATTGTCGATATGCCTCGCCATGTAATCCATTATTTCCACTCCCCTTGTTTTTATGAATATATCGGAAAGCTTATACCCCTCCAATGCGCTGAACATAAGCAGTTTCATAAATTGAGGGTCGTCCTCGTGTGTCTGTATAAGATAAGCGGCTATTTCCCTGAACACATCCCTCCCCTCTTTGCCTTCTAATTTTTTCATCAGGAGCGACTGCCCCTGCCTGTCATTGCACTGCATGTCAATTATAGCAGAATAAAGCGCTTCCTTTCTTGCAAAGTGCCTGAAGATTATCGCCTCGCTTATCCCGGCCTTTTCCGCTATCTCCCTTGTGGTTGTCCCCTTGAAACCCTTCTGCGAAAAGAGCTTCATAGCAACCCTTACAATCTGTGCGCTTCTGTTTTTTGCCGTTAATCTTTTTTTAGCCATTATCTTGCTCCACAGGATATTAGTTAGTAAGCGCTCACTATATATCTTGGCATGCAGCTTGTCAAGTGTTG contains these protein-coding regions:
- a CDS encoding TetR/AcrR family transcriptional regulator; the encoded protein is MAVRQSTLDKLHAKIYSERLLTNILWSKIMAKKRLTAKNRSAQIVRVAMKLFSQKGFKGTTTREIAEKAGISEAIIFRHFARKEALYSAIIDMQCNDRQGQSLLMKKLEGKEGRDVFREIAAYLIQTHEDDPQFMKLLMFSALEGYKLSDIFIKTRGVEIMDYMARHIDNLIKDGSFRKVNAHLAARAFLGMVLHYSMTQEVYGMKKFFKMSIKKVADTFVEIFFEGIERRQV